The Anguilla anguilla isolate fAngAng1 chromosome 19, fAngAng1.pri, whole genome shotgun sequence genome has a segment encoding these proteins:
- the LOC118218951 gene encoding Bardet-Biedl syndrome 10 protein homolog, whose protein sequence is MQLSDCPLCVQQAPVKGSVEMKGVQRVELGTLLQVTQALEAVVGPCFGPSGGQVLFTSDSGEVLITRDGRRILTSLRLDHPVARRSFWMA, encoded by the exons ATGCAGCTCAGTGATTGCcccctgtgtgtacagcaggCCCCTGTTAAAGGCAGTGTGGAGATGAAGGGGGTGCAGAGGGTGGAGTTGGGTACCCTGCTGCAGGTCACCCAGGCCTTGGAGGCGGTGGTGGGCCCGTGCTTCGGTCCGTCCGGGGGCCAGGTTCTCTTCACCAGCGACTCTGGAGAGGTCCTCATCACCAGGGATGGCCGGAGGATCCTTACCTCCCTTCGGCTTGACCATCCCGTTGCCAG ACGCTCGTTTTGGATGGCGTGA
- the LOC118218921 gene encoding uncharacterized protein LOC118218921 isoform X3, with translation MFASAFILSLLIALQLSSSLGSCSSPVFSVCWVLNVSASVKRPDTKIWLDTNELTPIGSKGKMVSLMVTTLDVHTLRAEYDGISHVWNFSVVSDSINVSSAHRTAYLPPSRSGEALKAFQPNEVFPCENDTHYLYQKEDFIIALGHTHRFPLRAESRGASTLLVSWRGSPHVPPNPLHRVVLYRLDLDGLAVLCNETTHRGHYRFAGLDGCRSYVACVEMALGPTVLCLTALTDPDVPRNFRVTAWDSNSMTVGWDCPPSDPASGLTAFLLTVFHVDGSGHVLEERSFRHTLGSPVFTVGSLPPCSRVQLGLQVVCQSLGQSVGQSTGQSRLSRMVLSDGNSANSEIINLHQSSFGSRNYTVSWSVQNISSISSFKVYHQGELQSSTLLTWHTVTGLLPCHQYSCRVEALCGDSTVMSVSTIQTKTGPGEVLDLRFRQKDSIALWSGRSGVGVAFWYRLSERGGPSVRKGRLAGPPLPLLGLRPGSPYDLEVVPECEGGERGAPAVLYFIPEEVPGSAPNDAPGDILLPRVVDSANQTTDRFGLQVHLPSHEMFLVVPWTMPPSLEDPRAEARVLLEGIIKSKDGVVILRPEEQLQHIISLGHAHITVTDDSIYWDDPDECDSPRPEQVQLQLRLHQHPGLIHLRV, from the exons at GTTTGCCTCCGCGTTTATTCTCTCATTACTGATAGCACTGcagctttcttcttctttgg GAAGCTGCAGCAGTCctgtcttctctgtctgttgGGTTCTAAACGTCAGCGCCTCCGTGAAGAG ACCAGATACCAAGATATGGCTGGACACCAATGAACTTACACCCATAGGAAGTAAAGGCAAAATGGTGTCGTTGATGGTAACGACACTGGATGTGCATACATTACGCGCGGAATATGACGGAATCTCCCATGTGTGGAACTTTTCAGTTGTTTCTG ATTCCATCAATGTGAGCAGTGCGCACAGAACTGCTTATCTCCCCCCCAGCAGAAGTGGG GAAGCTCTCAAGGCATTCCAGCCAAATGAAGTGTTTCCCTGTGAAAACGACACTCATTATCTCTACCAAAAGGAGGACTTTATCATTGCACTTG gccacacccaccgcTTTCCACTGAGGGCGGAGTCTCGGGGTGCCTCCACGCTATTGGTCTCCTGGCGAGGGAGCCCCCAtgtcccccccaaccccctgcacAGAGTGGTGCTGTACCGGCTGGACCTGGATGGCCTGGCGGTCCTGTGCAACGAGACCACGCACAGGGGGCACTACCGATTCGCTGGCCTGGACGGCTGCCGGAGCTACGTGGCGTGTGTGGAGATGGCGCTCGGCCCCACAGTCCTGTGCCTCACCGCGCTCACCG ATCCTGACGTGCCCAGGAACTTCAGGGTGACTGCTTGGGACAGCAACAGCATGACCGTGGGATGGGACTGCCCCCCGAGCGACCCCGCCTCAGGCCTCACCGCCTTCCTGCTCACGGTCTTCCACGTGGACGGCTCTGGCCACgtcctggaggagaggagcttCAGACACACGCTGGGCAGCCCGGTGTTCACCGTGGGCAGCTTGCCCCCCTGTAGCAGGGTGCAGCTGGGGCTTCAGGTGGTGTGCCAGTCTTTGGGCCAGTCTGTGGGCCAGTCTACGGGCCAGTCCCGCCTCAGCAGGATGGTCCTCAGCGATGGAAACTCTG CAAACTCTGAAATCATAAACCTACACCAGTCCTCCTTTGGCTCCCGCAACTATACGGTGAGCTGGTCCGTGCAGAacatctcctccatctccagctTTAAGGTgtaccaccagggggagctccAGAGCTCCACGCTCCTCACCTGGCACACAGTGACAGGCCTGCTTCCCTGCCACCAGTACAGCTGCAGGGTGGAGGCCCTGTGTGGGGACAGCACGGTCATGAGCGTTAGCACCATCCAGACAAAAACAG GCCCTGGTGAAGTGTTGGATCTCCGATTTAGGCAGAAGGACTCGATAGCCCTGTGGAGCGGCAGGtctggggtgggcgtggccttctGGTACCGCCTCTCTGAGAGGGGCGGCCCGAGCGTCCGGAAGGGGAGGCTGGCAGGCCCCCCCCTGCCTCTCCTGGGCCTGAGGCCTGGCTCCCCGTATGACCTGGAGGTGGTGCCAGAGTGCGAGGGTGGCGAGCGTGGAGCTCCAGCTGTGCTCTACTTCATCCCAGAGGAAGTCCCTGGCAGTGCCCCCAACGATGCCCCTGGAGACATCCTGCTACCCAGAGTTGTTGACTCTGCTAATCAAACAACAGATCGCttcg GACTGCAGGTTCATCTCCCCAGCCATGAAATGTTCCTTGTTGTGCCATGGACAATGCCGCCATCGCTGGAGGATCCGAGGGCAGAAGCTCGAGTCCTGCTGGAGGGCATTATTAAAAGCAAG GATGGGGTAGTGATCCTCCGCcctgaggagcagctgcagcataTTATCTCTctcggccacgcccacatcACCGTCACAGACGACAGCATCTACTGGGACG ACCCAGATGAGTGTGACTCCCCCCGCCCtgaacaagtgcagctccaactcCGTCTGCATCAACACCCTGGACTCATTCACCTGCGTGTGTGA
- the LOC118218921 gene encoding uncharacterized protein LOC118218921 isoform X2, whose product MFASAFILSLLIALQLSSSLGSCSSPVFSVCWVLNVSASVKRPDTKIWLDTNELTPIGSKGKMVSLMVTTLDVHTLRAEYDGISHVWNFSVVSDSINVSSAHRTAYLPPSRSGEALKAFQPNEVFPCENDTHYLYQKEDFIIALGHTHRFPLRAESRGASTLLVSWRGSPHVPPNPLHRVVLYRLDLDGLAVLCNETTHRGHYRFAGLDGCRSYVACVEMALGPTVLCLTALTDPDVPRNFRVTAWDSNSMTVGWDCPPSDPASGLTAFLLTVFHVDGSGHVLEERSFRHTLGSPVFTVGSLPPCSRVQLGLQVVCQSLGQSVGQSTGQSRLSRMVLSDGNSANSEIINLHQSSFGSRNYTVSWSVQNISSISSFKVYHQGELQSSTLLTWHTVTGLLPCHQYSCRVEALCGDSTVMSVSTIQTKTGPGEVLDLRFRQKDSIALWSGRSGVGVAFWYRLSERGGPSVRKGRLAGPPLPLLGLRPGSPYDLEVVPECEGGERGAPAVLYFIPEEVPGSAPNDAPGDILLPRVVDSANQTTDRFGLQVHLPSHEMFLVVPWTMPPSLEDPRAEARVLLEGIIKSKLQNLLSKFWPKAEVQLISFEDSERKTKTKITFESFDVSSQDGVVILRPEEQLQHIISLGHAHITVTDDSIYWDD is encoded by the exons at GTTTGCCTCCGCGTTTATTCTCTCATTACTGATAGCACTGcagctttcttcttctttgg GAAGCTGCAGCAGTCctgtcttctctgtctgttgGGTTCTAAACGTCAGCGCCTCCGTGAAGAG ACCAGATACCAAGATATGGCTGGACACCAATGAACTTACACCCATAGGAAGTAAAGGCAAAATGGTGTCGTTGATGGTAACGACACTGGATGTGCATACATTACGCGCGGAATATGACGGAATCTCCCATGTGTGGAACTTTTCAGTTGTTTCTG ATTCCATCAATGTGAGCAGTGCGCACAGAACTGCTTATCTCCCCCCCAGCAGAAGTGGG GAAGCTCTCAAGGCATTCCAGCCAAATGAAGTGTTTCCCTGTGAAAACGACACTCATTATCTCTACCAAAAGGAGGACTTTATCATTGCACTTG gccacacccaccgcTTTCCACTGAGGGCGGAGTCTCGGGGTGCCTCCACGCTATTGGTCTCCTGGCGAGGGAGCCCCCAtgtcccccccaaccccctgcacAGAGTGGTGCTGTACCGGCTGGACCTGGATGGCCTGGCGGTCCTGTGCAACGAGACCACGCACAGGGGGCACTACCGATTCGCTGGCCTGGACGGCTGCCGGAGCTACGTGGCGTGTGTGGAGATGGCGCTCGGCCCCACAGTCCTGTGCCTCACCGCGCTCACCG ATCCTGACGTGCCCAGGAACTTCAGGGTGACTGCTTGGGACAGCAACAGCATGACCGTGGGATGGGACTGCCCCCCGAGCGACCCCGCCTCAGGCCTCACCGCCTTCCTGCTCACGGTCTTCCACGTGGACGGCTCTGGCCACgtcctggaggagaggagcttCAGACACACGCTGGGCAGCCCGGTGTTCACCGTGGGCAGCTTGCCCCCCTGTAGCAGGGTGCAGCTGGGGCTTCAGGTGGTGTGCCAGTCTTTGGGCCAGTCTGTGGGCCAGTCTACGGGCCAGTCCCGCCTCAGCAGGATGGTCCTCAGCGATGGAAACTCTG CAAACTCTGAAATCATAAACCTACACCAGTCCTCCTTTGGCTCCCGCAACTATACGGTGAGCTGGTCCGTGCAGAacatctcctccatctccagctTTAAGGTgtaccaccagggggagctccAGAGCTCCACGCTCCTCACCTGGCACACAGTGACAGGCCTGCTTCCCTGCCACCAGTACAGCTGCAGGGTGGAGGCCCTGTGTGGGGACAGCACGGTCATGAGCGTTAGCACCATCCAGACAAAAACAG GCCCTGGTGAAGTGTTGGATCTCCGATTTAGGCAGAAGGACTCGATAGCCCTGTGGAGCGGCAGGtctggggtgggcgtggccttctGGTACCGCCTCTCTGAGAGGGGCGGCCCGAGCGTCCGGAAGGGGAGGCTGGCAGGCCCCCCCCTGCCTCTCCTGGGCCTGAGGCCTGGCTCCCCGTATGACCTGGAGGTGGTGCCAGAGTGCGAGGGTGGCGAGCGTGGAGCTCCAGCTGTGCTCTACTTCATCCCAGAGGAAGTCCCTGGCAGTGCCCCCAACGATGCCCCTGGAGACATCCTGCTACCCAGAGTTGTTGACTCTGCTAATCAAACAACAGATCGCttcg GACTGCAGGTTCATCTCCCCAGCCATGAAATGTTCCTTGTTGTGCCATGGACAATGCCGCCATCGCTGGAGGATCCGAGGGCAGAAGCTCGAGTCCTGCTGGAGGGCATTATTAAAAGCAAG CTGCAGAACTTACTGAGTAAGTTCTGGCCAAAAGCGGAGGTGCAGCTGATCTCGTTTGAAGACAgcgagaggaaaacaaaaaccaagatCACTTTTGAAAGCTTTGATGTTTCCAGCCAGGATGGGGTAGTGATCCTCCGCcctgaggagcagctgcagcataTTATCTCTctcggccacgcccacatcACCGTCACAGACGACAGCATCTACTGGGACG ATTAA
- the LOC118218921 gene encoding uncharacterized protein LOC118218921 isoform X4 translates to MFASAFILSLLIALQLSSSLGSCSSPVFSVCWVLNVSASVKRPDTKIWLDTNELTPIGSKGKMVSLMVTTLDVHTLRAEYDGISHVWNFSVVSDSINVSSAHRTAYLPPSRSGEALKAFQPNEVFPCENDTHYLYQKEDFIIALGHTHRFPLRAESRGASTLLVSWRGSPHVPPNPLHRVVLYRLDLDGLAVLCNETTHRGHYRFAGLDGCRSYVACVEMALGPTVLCLTALTDPDVPRNFRVTAWDSNSMTVGWDCPPSDPASGLTAFLLTVFHVDGSGHVLEERSFRHTLGSPVFTVGSLPPCSRVQLGLQVVCQSLGQSVGQSTGQSRLSRMVLSDGNSGPGEVLDLRFRQKDSIALWSGRSGVGVAFWYRLSERGGPSVRKGRLAGPPLPLLGLRPGSPYDLEVVPECEGGERGAPAVLYFIPEEVPGSAPNDAPGDILLPRVVDSANQTTDRFGLQVHLPSHEMFLVVPWTMPPSLEDPRAEARVLLEGIIKSKLQNLLSKFWPKAEVQLISFEDSERKTKTKITFESFDVSSQDGVVILRPEEQLQHIISLGHAHITVTDDSIYWDDPDECDSPRPEQVQLQLRLHQHPGLIHLRV, encoded by the exons at GTTTGCCTCCGCGTTTATTCTCTCATTACTGATAGCACTGcagctttcttcttctttgg GAAGCTGCAGCAGTCctgtcttctctgtctgttgGGTTCTAAACGTCAGCGCCTCCGTGAAGAG ACCAGATACCAAGATATGGCTGGACACCAATGAACTTACACCCATAGGAAGTAAAGGCAAAATGGTGTCGTTGATGGTAACGACACTGGATGTGCATACATTACGCGCGGAATATGACGGAATCTCCCATGTGTGGAACTTTTCAGTTGTTTCTG ATTCCATCAATGTGAGCAGTGCGCACAGAACTGCTTATCTCCCCCCCAGCAGAAGTGGG GAAGCTCTCAAGGCATTCCAGCCAAATGAAGTGTTTCCCTGTGAAAACGACACTCATTATCTCTACCAAAAGGAGGACTTTATCATTGCACTTG gccacacccaccgcTTTCCACTGAGGGCGGAGTCTCGGGGTGCCTCCACGCTATTGGTCTCCTGGCGAGGGAGCCCCCAtgtcccccccaaccccctgcacAGAGTGGTGCTGTACCGGCTGGACCTGGATGGCCTGGCGGTCCTGTGCAACGAGACCACGCACAGGGGGCACTACCGATTCGCTGGCCTGGACGGCTGCCGGAGCTACGTGGCGTGTGTGGAGATGGCGCTCGGCCCCACAGTCCTGTGCCTCACCGCGCTCACCG ATCCTGACGTGCCCAGGAACTTCAGGGTGACTGCTTGGGACAGCAACAGCATGACCGTGGGATGGGACTGCCCCCCGAGCGACCCCGCCTCAGGCCTCACCGCCTTCCTGCTCACGGTCTTCCACGTGGACGGCTCTGGCCACgtcctggaggagaggagcttCAGACACACGCTGGGCAGCCCGGTGTTCACCGTGGGCAGCTTGCCCCCCTGTAGCAGGGTGCAGCTGGGGCTTCAGGTGGTGTGCCAGTCTTTGGGCCAGTCTGTGGGCCAGTCTACGGGCCAGTCCCGCCTCAGCAGGATGGTCCTCAGCGATGGAAACTCTG GCCCTGGTGAAGTGTTGGATCTCCGATTTAGGCAGAAGGACTCGATAGCCCTGTGGAGCGGCAGGtctggggtgggcgtggccttctGGTACCGCCTCTCTGAGAGGGGCGGCCCGAGCGTCCGGAAGGGGAGGCTGGCAGGCCCCCCCCTGCCTCTCCTGGGCCTGAGGCCTGGCTCCCCGTATGACCTGGAGGTGGTGCCAGAGTGCGAGGGTGGCGAGCGTGGAGCTCCAGCTGTGCTCTACTTCATCCCAGAGGAAGTCCCTGGCAGTGCCCCCAACGATGCCCCTGGAGACATCCTGCTACCCAGAGTTGTTGACTCTGCTAATCAAACAACAGATCGCttcg GACTGCAGGTTCATCTCCCCAGCCATGAAATGTTCCTTGTTGTGCCATGGACAATGCCGCCATCGCTGGAGGATCCGAGGGCAGAAGCTCGAGTCCTGCTGGAGGGCATTATTAAAAGCAAG CTGCAGAACTTACTGAGTAAGTTCTGGCCAAAAGCGGAGGTGCAGCTGATCTCGTTTGAAGACAgcgagaggaaaacaaaaaccaagatCACTTTTGAAAGCTTTGATGTTTCCAGCCAGGATGGGGTAGTGATCCTCCGCcctgaggagcagctgcagcataTTATCTCTctcggccacgcccacatcACCGTCACAGACGACAGCATCTACTGGGACG ACCCAGATGAGTGTGACTCCCCCCGCCCtgaacaagtgcagctccaactcCGTCTGCATCAACACCCTGGACTCATTCACCTGCGTGTGTGA
- the LOC118218921 gene encoding uncharacterized protein LOC118218921 isoform X1: MFASAFILSLLIALQLSSSLGSCSSPVFSVCWVLNVSASVKRPDTKIWLDTNELTPIGSKGKMVSLMVTTLDVHTLRAEYDGISHVWNFSVVSDSINVSSAHRTAYLPPSRSGEALKAFQPNEVFPCENDTHYLYQKEDFIIALGHTHRFPLRAESRGASTLLVSWRGSPHVPPNPLHRVVLYRLDLDGLAVLCNETTHRGHYRFAGLDGCRSYVACVEMALGPTVLCLTALTDPDVPRNFRVTAWDSNSMTVGWDCPPSDPASGLTAFLLTVFHVDGSGHVLEERSFRHTLGSPVFTVGSLPPCSRVQLGLQVVCQSLGQSVGQSTGQSRLSRMVLSDGNSANSEIINLHQSSFGSRNYTVSWSVQNISSISSFKVYHQGELQSSTLLTWHTVTGLLPCHQYSCRVEALCGDSTVMSVSTIQTKTGPGEVLDLRFRQKDSIALWSGRSGVGVAFWYRLSERGGPSVRKGRLAGPPLPLLGLRPGSPYDLEVVPECEGGERGAPAVLYFIPEEVPGSAPNDAPGDILLPRVVDSANQTTDRFGLQVHLPSHEMFLVVPWTMPPSLEDPRAEARVLLEGIIKSKLQNLLSKFWPKAEVQLISFEDSERKTKTKITFESFDVSSQDGVVILRPEEQLQHIISLGHAHITVTDDSIYWDDPDECDSPRPEQVQLQLRLHQHPGLIHLRV; encoded by the exons at GTTTGCCTCCGCGTTTATTCTCTCATTACTGATAGCACTGcagctttcttcttctttgg GAAGCTGCAGCAGTCctgtcttctctgtctgttgGGTTCTAAACGTCAGCGCCTCCGTGAAGAG ACCAGATACCAAGATATGGCTGGACACCAATGAACTTACACCCATAGGAAGTAAAGGCAAAATGGTGTCGTTGATGGTAACGACACTGGATGTGCATACATTACGCGCGGAATATGACGGAATCTCCCATGTGTGGAACTTTTCAGTTGTTTCTG ATTCCATCAATGTGAGCAGTGCGCACAGAACTGCTTATCTCCCCCCCAGCAGAAGTGGG GAAGCTCTCAAGGCATTCCAGCCAAATGAAGTGTTTCCCTGTGAAAACGACACTCATTATCTCTACCAAAAGGAGGACTTTATCATTGCACTTG gccacacccaccgcTTTCCACTGAGGGCGGAGTCTCGGGGTGCCTCCACGCTATTGGTCTCCTGGCGAGGGAGCCCCCAtgtcccccccaaccccctgcacAGAGTGGTGCTGTACCGGCTGGACCTGGATGGCCTGGCGGTCCTGTGCAACGAGACCACGCACAGGGGGCACTACCGATTCGCTGGCCTGGACGGCTGCCGGAGCTACGTGGCGTGTGTGGAGATGGCGCTCGGCCCCACAGTCCTGTGCCTCACCGCGCTCACCG ATCCTGACGTGCCCAGGAACTTCAGGGTGACTGCTTGGGACAGCAACAGCATGACCGTGGGATGGGACTGCCCCCCGAGCGACCCCGCCTCAGGCCTCACCGCCTTCCTGCTCACGGTCTTCCACGTGGACGGCTCTGGCCACgtcctggaggagaggagcttCAGACACACGCTGGGCAGCCCGGTGTTCACCGTGGGCAGCTTGCCCCCCTGTAGCAGGGTGCAGCTGGGGCTTCAGGTGGTGTGCCAGTCTTTGGGCCAGTCTGTGGGCCAGTCTACGGGCCAGTCCCGCCTCAGCAGGATGGTCCTCAGCGATGGAAACTCTG CAAACTCTGAAATCATAAACCTACACCAGTCCTCCTTTGGCTCCCGCAACTATACGGTGAGCTGGTCCGTGCAGAacatctcctccatctccagctTTAAGGTgtaccaccagggggagctccAGAGCTCCACGCTCCTCACCTGGCACACAGTGACAGGCCTGCTTCCCTGCCACCAGTACAGCTGCAGGGTGGAGGCCCTGTGTGGGGACAGCACGGTCATGAGCGTTAGCACCATCCAGACAAAAACAG GCCCTGGTGAAGTGTTGGATCTCCGATTTAGGCAGAAGGACTCGATAGCCCTGTGGAGCGGCAGGtctggggtgggcgtggccttctGGTACCGCCTCTCTGAGAGGGGCGGCCCGAGCGTCCGGAAGGGGAGGCTGGCAGGCCCCCCCCTGCCTCTCCTGGGCCTGAGGCCTGGCTCCCCGTATGACCTGGAGGTGGTGCCAGAGTGCGAGGGTGGCGAGCGTGGAGCTCCAGCTGTGCTCTACTTCATCCCAGAGGAAGTCCCTGGCAGTGCCCCCAACGATGCCCCTGGAGACATCCTGCTACCCAGAGTTGTTGACTCTGCTAATCAAACAACAGATCGCttcg GACTGCAGGTTCATCTCCCCAGCCATGAAATGTTCCTTGTTGTGCCATGGACAATGCCGCCATCGCTGGAGGATCCGAGGGCAGAAGCTCGAGTCCTGCTGGAGGGCATTATTAAAAGCAAG CTGCAGAACTTACTGAGTAAGTTCTGGCCAAAAGCGGAGGTGCAGCTGATCTCGTTTGAAGACAgcgagaggaaaacaaaaaccaagatCACTTTTGAAAGCTTTGATGTTTCCAGCCAGGATGGGGTAGTGATCCTCCGCcctgaggagcagctgcagcataTTATCTCTctcggccacgcccacatcACCGTCACAGACGACAGCATCTACTGGGACG ACCCAGATGAGTGTGACTCCCCCCGCCCtgaacaagtgcagctccaactcCGTCTGCATCAACACCCTGGACTCATTCACCTGCGTGTGTGA